In Gemmatimonadota bacterium, the DNA window GCATCACCGCGGCCCCGTGTCCCCGTGTCCCCCAGTCCGGGCGGGGAGTGGGGGCCGCGGCTACGCCTCCCTAATACCGGCGCCCCCATGGGGCGGTTCCTCCGCCGGCCGCGTCTTCCAGCGCCGGTGATGCCAGAAATATTGCTCCGGCGCGGCCCGCACGGCCTGTTCCAGCCGCGCCGTGTACGCCGCCGTCAGCCGGAGGACGACGTCGTCGACCTCGCCCTCGCGCGATACCACGACCTCCTCGAGCAGCCCCCGGTAGCTGCGGCCGGGCGCGCGCAGCGAGTAGCCGAGGAAGAGAGGCGCACGCGCCCGCAACGCCAGCACTGCCGGCCCGCGGTGCGTCGAGGCCGGCCGGCCGAAGAAGGGGACGAGGAGACCGGCGCGCCGTGCGTCCTGATCCGCCACGAAGGCCACAACTCGGCCGGCGCGCAACGCGGCCAGACCCTGGCGGGCGGCATGGGCGCGCTCGATCACGTGCATCCCCAGCCGCTCCCG includes these proteins:
- a CDS encoding lysophospholipid acyltransferase family protein — its product is RERLGMHVIERAHAARQGLAALRAGRVVAFVADQDARRAGLLVPFFGRPASTHRGPAVLALRARAPLFLGYSLRAPGRSYRGLLEEVVVSREGEVDDVVLRLTAAYTARLEQAVRAAPEQYFWHHRRWKTRPAEEPPHGGAGIREA